The following is a genomic window from Spirochaetota bacterium.
TTATCCCACCCTTATGAAAAAGATCAATATATGTTGAATTAATAATTAGATCAATATTTTTTGCATTCTCTTTTATATTTAAATTATCTTTTAAATCATCAAAGCAATTAAATAGAATAAATGCAGTTGATGCCGAAGCAGTTCCACATGCAAAAGTCTCCTTTGATCCTCTTTCGTATGTTCTTATATAAACATTGTTATTAAAAAAGTATACAATGGAGACATTTACCACTTCTGTTCCATTTTTCCAATCATTATAAAAAAAATTCTCATGAGTAAATATAAAAAGCCTATCTAAATTAAACGAGTAAAATTGACTAATATCCTTAAAATAATTATCATTAAAAAAATAAATAAAATGTTTATTTCCAATATCAACAGAATAAAGTAAAAAATTAAATTCTAAAAAATTAATTATTAAACCCTTAAAATTTTTATCTATAATAGGGCTACCTATATTTACAAGATAATTATTTTCATACTTTATAATCTTTTTTACTCCACTATCTGTTAAAATAAATAAAAAATCATTGTCTTTTAAATTTTCTATTTCTCCAATAGATTCCAGAAAAATAATACCTCCCTTTAATCCATTCCCACACATGTTTGCTTTTGAACCATCTGAGTTAAAAATTTTCATATAATACTTTTTATTAGACAATTTAGTAAAAACTATAAGCCCATCTGAAGCTAAACCATCAATAGATGAACTAACTTTTTTTGAAAATTTTCCATAAAATATATCATCTCGCATCTCTTTTTCAAATATGTAGATATAATTGTTATGATTATTATCAATTTTTTTTAAAAATATTTTTTCCATAATTAATTATTTTTTCCCTTATAATTTTTAATTCTTTCTATTTCATTAATATTTTTATTTTCTTTTATATCTATATTACCATCATTATTAATATTATTGACTGGTTCATCATCTTTATTATTATTATTGTTTATAATATCAATTATTTGTTTATAATCTGAATCGATCTTTTCAATATTTCTCTGCATTCTTAAATGATTAAAAAAGTAAAAACTTTTTTTATTAATATAATCTAAAATACTCATAATTAAAAAAAATATTGCTACTATAAAAAATAAAAGATCTTTTAATTTTATTTTTTTAATCATAAATACCTCTATTCTATTATAATTTTATTTCAAGATTATCAGATCACTATATTTATTTTATTTCCACAATGTTTACATAAATTACCATCTAAACCCAAAACCTTTGAAAAAAATCCTTTTCTTTCTATTAGTAAGCTTTTACAATTCGGACAAATAGTATCTTCATATCCGCCATAAAAATTTCCAGTATAAACATATTTTAAATATTTTTTACATATATCAGCTAATCTAACTATTTTATCTGTGTTAGTTGGGGGAATGCTCATTTTATATTGTGGAAAATATCTTGAAAGATGAAGAGGGATATCAGCTGAGAGTGAAAAGATAAATTTAGCAATATTTTCGATCTCTTCCTCTGAATCATTTTTACCTGGAATAACAAGTGTAGTTATTTCAATATGGATTTTACTAAATGTGTATTTTATAAAATTTTTAACAGGTTCAAGAGTACCTCCGCAAATTTCTTTATAAAAAGACTCTGAATAGCTCTTAAGATCAACATTTGCAGCATCTATATATTTTATTAAAGATTCAAGAGGTTTTATATTTATA
Proteins encoded in this region:
- the amrS gene encoding AmmeMemoRadiSam system radical SAM enzyme, with protein sequence MMKESIYFQVVDQNYVQCLLCPHLCKIKEGDFGKCKTRSNIGNKIYSMYYGMVSSIAMDPIEKKPLYHFYPGEKILSIGTAGCNFNCLFCQNYSISQNTNIPLKFIPKEEVKKILIENNCNLLAFTYSEPLIWYETIYDYSKYLKEELEDIKIVLVTNGYINIKPLESLIKYIDAANVDLKSYSESFYKEICGGTLEPVKNFIKYTFSKIHIEITTLVIPGKNDSEEEIENIAKFIFSLSADIPLHLSRYFPQYKMSIPPTNTDKIVRLADICKKYLKYVYTGNFYGGYEDTICPNCKSLLIERKGFFSKVLGLDGNLCKHCGNKINIVI